From Branchiostoma floridae strain S238N-H82 chromosome 5, Bfl_VNyyK, whole genome shotgun sequence:
TCTGAACATTCTTTCTGCAAATCGCATGTCTGCATTTTTGGGTCTTTGCACGTAATAATCACGTgtttacttgaattttctgatCTAATTTTTGTTTGTCTACCTCCAGGCTTTGCTGCCAAGATGAAGTACATAAGTCTGGTCATCCTGGTCGTCCAGAATGCCTCGCTCATCCTGACCATGCGCTACGCTCGGACGATGCCAGGAGACATGTTCTTCTCCACGACAGCGGTGGTCATGGCGGAGGTGTTGAAGCTGGTGGGCTGTGTCCTGATCATTATGTGTCAGTACGTGGGCTTCAGGGCCTGCACTCAACACCTGTACTCAGAGTAAGTGGTACTAGTATGAAAATtgcatatttgtacatttgatattttgataGCTGTGGAataagtttgtttatttcatcatattgtagcctggtatccatcttataaacaatctttattgatacaacaaaagtacagagacATTTTAAAGGTCTTctacatttatacatacatacatacatacataaagacAAAAGGTGGATATAAAtgatacataaatatatatatatatatttataaacaAGAGTTGTGTAGCAGATTGGCTGTGACCATCTTTTGTATCTGCATCGCAATGAGGTTTGAACATTTGGCATCCTGGAAATTTTACCCCTTATATTACAGTGCTTTGGAGAAATATTCAATATCTGAACTAATCAAAGTTTTTATATCCCTTTACAGACTGTTCGGGAATCCTATGGATAGTCTGAAGATGGCCGTTCCCGCACTTGTCTACACCCTGCAGAATAACCTGGCATACGTGGCCATTTCCAACCTGTCAGCTGCAACTTTTCAGGTGGGTGTGTTCGGTAAAATACACAGCCACTTTTCAAAACAGCAAACTTTCTATCATCTTTATTGTCTTGATTGTCAAATTTGCCTCcagcaacagacctgagtcagctttgactgccattctcgtataggaAAGTTAAGTCATAGTCAAAGCTGTAGGGTTGATATCAAGCAGGATTTTACCTTGGTCTATATTGAAGCCATATTTAACAACCCTTTCTTAGTGTTTGGGGCTGATCTGATGTTacaaaaaatatcttttgttttACAGGTGACCTACCAGTTGAAGATCATGACGACAGCTCTGTTTTCCATCCTGATGTTGGGGAAGAGTATCAGTCGTATGCAGTGGGTTTCTCTGTTCCTGCTGTTTGCTGGGGTGTCTGCTGTCCAGCTGGAGTCCACTGGTGCCACAAGCTCAGGAAAGGCAACAGGAGAGAAAGTAGAAACCGAACAGAACCCACTCCTCGGGCTGATAGCCGTAGTGGTATCTTGTATATCTTCTGGCTTTGCGGGGGTGTTTTTTGAGAAAGTCCTCAAAGGTTCGGTGGCATCGGTCTGGGTTCGAAACATCCAGCTGGCCTTTTTCAGCATCCTCCTCGGACTGATATCCATGTGGACAAAAGACGGAGCCGCCGTCTCGGAAAAGGGCTTCTTCTACGCCTACAACTGGGTGACTTGGATGACTATCTGCATGCAGGCCTTCGGCGGCCTCTTGGTCGCAGTCGTTGTGAAGTACGCAGACAACATCCTCAAGGGCTTCGCCACGTCATTCTCCATCATCCTGTCGTGCATCGCGTCGGTGTACCTCTTCAGTTTTCACATCACGCTGCAGTTCGCCTTCGGAGCGACGCTGGTCATCTTTTCCATCTACCTGTACGGTAAACCTGCGCGCCCAACCACGACAAACAGCGACGGGATGAAGGGCCTCCCGACCAAGATATCCGAAACTGGGTGATAGTGTTTTTTCTTTTGAAGGTTCCGTGTGTTA
This genomic window contains:
- the LOC118415901 gene encoding UDP-galactose translocator-like isoform X2, coding for MASDGVKQAEDSSTTEGGLLDIVRSVKCLSCRAALNLWEKLGGIDTGFAAKMKYISLVILVVQNASLILTMRYARTMPGDMFFSTTAVVMAEVLKLVGCVLIIMCQYVGFRACTQHLYSELFGNPMDSLKMAVPALVYTLQNNLAYVAISNLSAATFQVTYQLKIMTTALFSILMLGKSISRMQWVSLFLLFAGVSAVQLESTGATSSGKATGEKVETEQNPLLGLIAVVVSCISSGFAGVFFEKVLKGSVASVWVRNIQLAFFSILLGLISMWTKDGAAVSEKGFFYAYNWVTWMTICMQAFGGLLVAVVVKYADNILKGFATSFSIILSCIASVYLFSFHITLQFAFGATLVIFSIYLYGKPARPTTTNSDGMKGLPTKISETGPSKLKGEKGE
- the LOC118415901 gene encoding UDP-galactose translocator-like isoform X1; amino-acid sequence: MEYVRRTFQADVTSHYQLPYPDFILHPRTFGKQSKSSRNLNSRDVTVIICLSAGMRIPGFAAKMKYISLVILVVQNASLILTMRYARTMPGDMFFSTTAVVMAEVLKLVGCVLIIMCQYVGFRACTQHLYSELFGNPMDSLKMAVPALVYTLQNNLAYVAISNLSAATFQVTYQLKIMTTALFSILMLGKSISRMQWVSLFLLFAGVSAVQLESTGATSSGKATGEKVETEQNPLLGLIAVVVSCISSGFAGVFFEKVLKGSVASVWVRNIQLAFFSILLGLISMWTKDGAAVSEKGFFYAYNWVTWMTICMQAFGGLLVAVVVKYADNILKGFATSFSIILSCIASVYLFSFHITLQFAFGATLVIFSIYLYGKPARPTTTNSDGMKGLPTKISETGPSKLKGEKGE
- the LOC118415901 gene encoding UDP-galactose translocator-like isoform X3: MRIFSTLSSYFRTGFAAKMKYISLVILVVQNASLILTMRYARTMPGDMFFSTTAVVMAEVLKLVGCVLIIMCQYVGFRACTQHLYSELFGNPMDSLKMAVPALVYTLQNNLAYVAISNLSAATFQVTYQLKIMTTALFSILMLGKSISRMQWVSLFLLFAGVSAVQLESTGATSSGKATGEKVETEQNPLLGLIAVVVSCISSGFAGVFFEKVLKGSVASVWVRNIQLAFFSILLGLISMWTKDGAAVSEKGFFYAYNWVTWMTICMQAFGGLLVAVVVKYADNILKGFATSFSIILSCIASVYLFSFHITLQFAFGATLVIFSIYLYGKPARPTTTNSDGMKGLPTKISETGPSKLKGEKGE
- the LOC118415901 gene encoding UDP-galactose translocator-like isoform X4, whose amino-acid sequence is MASDGVKQAGFAAKMKYISLVILVVQNASLILTMRYARTMPGDMFFSTTAVVMAEVLKLVGCVLIIMCQYVGFRACTQHLYSELFGNPMDSLKMAVPALVYTLQNNLAYVAISNLSAATFQVTYQLKIMTTALFSILMLGKSISRMQWVSLFLLFAGVSAVQLESTGATSSGKATGEKVETEQNPLLGLIAVVVSCISSGFAGVFFEKVLKGSVASVWVRNIQLAFFSILLGLISMWTKDGAAVSEKGFFYAYNWVTWMTICMQAFGGLLVAVVVKYADNILKGFATSFSIILSCIASVYLFSFHITLQFAFGATLVIFSIYLYGKPARPTTTNSDGMKGLPTKISETGPSKLKGEKGE